Proteins encoded by one window of Leptospira stimsonii:
- a CDS encoding HDOD domain-containing protein, giving the protein MKEKIDQLFLNDAQLPRISSVVTKVMQMVQKQDVSIPDLAKEISNDPGLTAEVIKLSNSAYYRAAKPIKTVQESLMTLGIKTVKDIILLTASKGILKKELKGYQVEAEDNWIHSLTVAELSKRICEQKKLKIGTDLAFTGGLLHNIGKVILADFFPAVLITLREELKNHTSSFSELEKKHFGYSHEEAGAKLLAKWNFPKELVHVAENYTHPEDEKDYPELVSVVHVAHTISIAAGVGIDIAGLSTPISNKALQILGITDSDLQMYYTVLPEIQKHIRELIQA; this is encoded by the coding sequence ATGAAAGAAAAAATAGATCAACTCTTTTTAAACGACGCCCAACTTCCCAGAATCTCCTCCGTAGTTACGAAAGTAATGCAGATGGTACAAAAGCAGGATGTTTCGATTCCCGATCTCGCAAAAGAAATTTCGAATGATCCCGGCTTGACCGCGGAAGTGATCAAACTTTCCAATTCGGCTTACTATCGCGCGGCAAAACCGATCAAAACGGTTCAAGAATCTCTGATGACTCTTGGAATCAAGACGGTAAAGGATATCATTCTTCTGACCGCTTCCAAAGGAATTCTCAAAAAAGAGTTGAAAGGATACCAAGTAGAAGCCGAAGACAATTGGATTCATTCTCTCACGGTCGCGGAACTTTCCAAACGAATCTGCGAACAAAAGAAACTCAAGATCGGAACGGATCTCGCGTTTACGGGTGGACTTTTGCACAACATAGGCAAGGTCATCCTGGCCGACTTTTTTCCGGCAGTACTGATCACACTTCGAGAAGAATTAAAAAATCACACTTCTTCGTTTTCGGAGTTGGAGAAAAAACATTTCGGATATTCGCACGAAGAGGCCGGGGCTAAACTATTAGCGAAATGGAATTTTCCGAAAGAACTCGTACACGTTGCGGAGAACTACACTCATCCGGAAGACGAAAAGGATTATCCCGAGTTGGTATCGGTCGTTCATGTCGCTCACACGATCTCGATTGCGGCCGGTGTGGGAATCGACATTGCAGGTTTGTCGACTCCGATTTCCAATAAAGCTTTGCAGATTTTAGGAATTACCGATTCTGACTTACAGATGTATTATACGGTTCTACCGGAGATACAGAAACATATCCGTGAGTTAATCCAGGCTTGA
- a CDS encoding chemotaxis protein CheD — translation MLAKGTKVVNVGIADLQGGQSPEILRTTLGSCIGVVFYAPEKKVGAMAHFMLSKDPGGKDSQKNPFKYAETAIPLLIKKMAELGCNPREYGGRLFGGASMFKGVQSSFLQNIGEQNILTARALLEQNKIPLIVEDVGGNDGRTISLYLDDGRVLLKKAGFEKYLYKVR, via the coding sequence ATGCTGGCAAAAGGAACGAAGGTAGTCAATGTTGGAATCGCTGACCTGCAAGGCGGGCAGTCTCCTGAAATTCTAAGAACGACTCTTGGATCCTGTATCGGAGTCGTGTTTTACGCTCCTGAAAAGAAGGTAGGTGCGATGGCGCACTTTATGCTTTCGAAAGATCCCGGTGGAAAAGATTCGCAGAAGAATCCGTTCAAATACGCGGAAACCGCGATCCCTTTGCTGATCAAAAAAATGGCCGAGTTAGGTTGTAATCCAAGGGAATACGGCGGACGTCTTTTCGGAGGCGCTTCGATGTTCAAAGGGGTCCAGTCCAGTTTTCTCCAGAATATCGGAGAACAGAATATTTTGACCGCACGCGCCCTATTGGAACAAAACAAAATTCCTTTGATCGTGGAAGATGTCGGAGGTAACGACGGAAGAACCATCAGCTTGTATTTGGACGACGGACGTGTCCTTTTAAAGAAAGCGGGTTTTGAAAAGTACCTCTACAAGGTCAGGTAA